In Scomber japonicus isolate fScoJap1 chromosome 7, fScoJap1.pri, whole genome shotgun sequence, one genomic interval encodes:
- the evi5b gene encoding ecotropic viral integration site 5 protein homolog isoform X4, translating to MASQVATPTSLQTTATTSSSTSLSSPALSPSSPAQLSPDDVELLAKLEEQNRLLETDSKSLRSMNGSRRNSGSSLVSSSSASSNLSHLEEDSWILWGRIVNEWEDVRKKKEKQLKDLVRKGIPHHFRAIVWQLLCNAQNMPIKDQYSELLKMTSPCEKLIRRDIARTYPEHEFFKEKDSLGQEVLFNVMKAYSLVDREVGYCQGSAFIVGLLLMQMPEEEAFCVFVKLMQDYRLRELFKPSMAELGLCMYQFECMIQEHLPELHIHFQAQSFHTSMYASSWFLTIFLTSFPLAVATRIFDIFMCEGLEIVFRVGLAILQMNQTELIQLDMEGMLQHFQKVIPHQLDSGPDKVIQAAYQVKYNAKKMKKLEKEYTTIKTKEMEEQVEIKRLRTENRLLKQRIDTLEKESASLADRLIQHKGAPRFSEESVLQLERELVQARLKEAESQCALKEMQDKILEVEKRNTSLPDDTNVVRLQEELIGVKLREAEALTGLKELRQQVRDLEDHWQRHLARTAGRWKDSPRKNTLGELQDELMSVRLREAEAQAELRETRQRMLELETQNQIHSNHLRRAEQESKSLREHVQTLTVQNKDLHVQLQEIKRRQAEIECKSKEEVMAVRLREADNIAAMAELQQQISELEIQKEEGKVQGQLNHTDSSQYIHDLKDQIKELKHEICCLKGQRGMAKQAAFDGIHIVNHYVGDYESYHSSDEDGVKDPTLQDTQQRSGSGGRIRLRPNLGDTDSEDEEDGEALRLTVPSSGSHKSTTV from the exons atggCTAGTCAGGTGGCCACGCCCACATCCCTTCAGACCActgccaccacctcctcctctacgTCCCTGTCCTCGCCTGCCCTCTCTCCGTCCTCGCCGGCGCAGCTCAGTCCAGATGATGTGGAGCTGCTTGCTAAGCTTGAGGAACAGAACAG GCTGTTGGAGACTGACAGCAAGTCGCTTCGCTCCATGAACGGCTCCAGGAGAAACAGCGGTTCCTCCCTGGTATCTagctcctccgcctcctccaaCCTATCCCACCTGGAGGAGGACTCGTGGATTCTCTGGGGACGGATAGTCAATGAGTGGGAGGATGTGCgcaagaagaaggagaagcagcTTAAG GATCTTGTTAGAAAAGGGATTCCTCACCACTTTCGGGCGATCGTGTGGCAGCTGCTGTGCAACGCTCAGAACATGCCCATCAAGGATCAGTACTCGGAGCTGCTGAAGATGACGTCGCCCTGCGAGAAACTGATTCGCAGGGACATCGCCCGCACATATCCCGAACACGAATTCTTCAAGGAGAAAGACAGCCTGGGTCAGGAAGTGCTCTTCAATGTTATGAAA GCATATTCACTGGTGGATCGTGAGGTCGGCTATTGTCAAGGAAGTGCATTCATTGTGGGACTGCTACTCATGCAG ATGCCAGAAGAGGAGgccttctgtgtgtttgtgaagttgATGCAGGACTACAGGTTACGAGAGCTCTTCAAACCCAGCATGGCCGAGCTGGGACTCTGCATGTACCAGTTTGAGTGCATGATTCAG GAGCATCTCCCAGAGCTGCACATACATTTCCAGGCTCAGAGCTTTCACACCTCCATGTACGCCTCCTCCTGGTTCCTCACCAttttcctcacctccttccctCTGGCTGTCGCCACGAGGATCTTCGATATCTTTATGTGTGAG GGACTGGAAATAGTTTTCCGTGTGGGACTGGCTATCCTCCAGATGAACCAGACTGAACTCATCCAGCTTGACATGGAGGGAATGTTACAG CACTTTCAGAAGGTCATCCCACACCAGCTGGACAGTGGACCAGACAAAGTCATCCAGGCTGCTTATCAAGTTAAATACAACGCCAAGAAGATGAAAAA gTTAGAGAAGGAATACACTACAATCAAAACTAaagagatggaggagcaggtggagATAAAG aggCTGCGGACAGAAAACAGACTCCTGAAGCAGAGGATAGACACACTAGAGAAA GAAAGTGCTTCCTTGGCAGATAGATTGATCCAG CAT AAAGGAGCCCCTCGCTTCTCTGAGGAGTCGGTCctgcagctggagagagagCTGGTGCAGGCCAGGCTGAAGGAGGCAGAGTCCCAGTGTGCTCTCAAAGAAATGCAAGACAAGATCCTGGAGGTGGAAAAG AGGAACACATCGCTACCGGATGACACCAATGTTGTACGACTACAAGAAGAGTTGATTGGGGTGAAGCTGAGGGAGGCGGAGGCTCTGACGGGCCTGAAAGAGCTGAGGCAGCAGGTCAGAGATCTGGAGGACCACTGGCAG CGTCACTTGGCACGCACCGCTGGTCGCTGGAAGGACAGCCCCAGGAAGAACACGCTGGGCGAGCTGCAGGACGAGCTGATGAGTGTGAGGCTGCGTGAGGCCGAGGCTCAGGCAGAGCTGAGAGAAACACGGCAGAGGATGCTGGAGCTGGAGACACAG AATCAGATTCACAGCAACCACCTGCGACGGGCCGAGCAGGAGAGCAAGAGTCTCCGGGAGCATGTACAAACACTGACAGTGCAAAACAAAGATTTGCATGTGCAACTGCAGGAGATCAAGCGGAGACAAGCTGAGATTGAATGCAAG AGTAAGGAAGAGGTGATGGCAGTGAGGCTGAGAGAAGCTGACAACATTGCTGCTATGGCTGAACTCCAGCAACAGATCTCAGAGCTCGAGATTCAG aaagaagaaggaaaggtcCAAGGCCAGCTGAACCACACAGACTCAAGCCAGTACATCCACGACCTCAAAGACCAGATAAAAGAGCTAAAACATGAG ATTTGCTGCTTAAAAGGGCAGAGGGGCATGGCCAAACAGGCCGCTTTTGATGGGATCCACATCGTCAATCACTACGTGGGGGATTATGAGTCTTACCACTCTTCAGATGAAGATGGAGTCAAGGACCCCACCCTCCAGGACACCCAGCAGAGGAGCGGCAGTGGTGGCCGTATCAGACTGCGCCCCAACCTCGGAGACACGGACagcgaggatgaggaggatgggGAGGCCCTGCGGCTCACCGTACCTTCCAGCGGCAGCCACAAGTCGACCACCGTGTGA
- the evi5b gene encoding ecotropic viral integration site 5 protein homolog isoform X5 has product MASQVATPTSLQTTATTSSSTSLSSPALSPSSPAQLSPDDVELLAKLEEQNRLLETDSKSLRSMNGSRRNSGSSLVSSSSASSNLSHLEEDSWILWGRIVNEWEDVRKKKEKQLKDLVRKGIPHHFRAIVWQLLCNAQNMPIKDQYSELLKMTSPCEKLIRRDIARTYPEHEFFKEKDSLGQEVLFNVMKAYSLVDREVGYCQGSAFIVGLLLMQMPEEEAFCVFVKLMQDYRLRELFKPSMAELGLCMYQFECMIQEHLPELHIHFQAQSFHTSMYASSWFLTIFLTSFPLAVATRIFDIFMCEGLEIVFRVGLAILQMNQTELIQLDMEGMLQHFQKVIPHQLDSGPDKVIQAAYQVKYNAKKMKKLEKEYTTIKTKEMEEQVEIKRLRTENRLLKQRIDTLEKHYCSPRFSEESVLQLERELVQARLKEAESQCALKEMQDKILEVEKRNTSLPDDTNVVRLQEELIGVKLREAEALTGLKELRQQVRDLEDHWQRHLARTAGRWKDSPRKNTLGELQDELMSVRLREAEAQAELRETRQRMLELETQNQIHSNHLRRAEQESKSLREHVQTLTVQNKDLHVQLQEIKRRQAEIECKSKEEVMAVRLREADNIAAMAELQQQISELEIQKEEGKVQGQLNHTDSSQYIHDLKDQIKELKHEICCLKGQRGMAKQAAFDGIHIVNHYVGDYESYHSSDEDGVKDPTLQDTQQRSGSGGRIRLRPNLGDTDSEDEEDGEALRLTVPSSGSHKSTTV; this is encoded by the exons atggCTAGTCAGGTGGCCACGCCCACATCCCTTCAGACCActgccaccacctcctcctctacgTCCCTGTCCTCGCCTGCCCTCTCTCCGTCCTCGCCGGCGCAGCTCAGTCCAGATGATGTGGAGCTGCTTGCTAAGCTTGAGGAACAGAACAG GCTGTTGGAGACTGACAGCAAGTCGCTTCGCTCCATGAACGGCTCCAGGAGAAACAGCGGTTCCTCCCTGGTATCTagctcctccgcctcctccaaCCTATCCCACCTGGAGGAGGACTCGTGGATTCTCTGGGGACGGATAGTCAATGAGTGGGAGGATGTGCgcaagaagaaggagaagcagcTTAAG GATCTTGTTAGAAAAGGGATTCCTCACCACTTTCGGGCGATCGTGTGGCAGCTGCTGTGCAACGCTCAGAACATGCCCATCAAGGATCAGTACTCGGAGCTGCTGAAGATGACGTCGCCCTGCGAGAAACTGATTCGCAGGGACATCGCCCGCACATATCCCGAACACGAATTCTTCAAGGAGAAAGACAGCCTGGGTCAGGAAGTGCTCTTCAATGTTATGAAA GCATATTCACTGGTGGATCGTGAGGTCGGCTATTGTCAAGGAAGTGCATTCATTGTGGGACTGCTACTCATGCAG ATGCCAGAAGAGGAGgccttctgtgtgtttgtgaagttgATGCAGGACTACAGGTTACGAGAGCTCTTCAAACCCAGCATGGCCGAGCTGGGACTCTGCATGTACCAGTTTGAGTGCATGATTCAG GAGCATCTCCCAGAGCTGCACATACATTTCCAGGCTCAGAGCTTTCACACCTCCATGTACGCCTCCTCCTGGTTCCTCACCAttttcctcacctccttccctCTGGCTGTCGCCACGAGGATCTTCGATATCTTTATGTGTGAG GGACTGGAAATAGTTTTCCGTGTGGGACTGGCTATCCTCCAGATGAACCAGACTGAACTCATCCAGCTTGACATGGAGGGAATGTTACAG CACTTTCAGAAGGTCATCCCACACCAGCTGGACAGTGGACCAGACAAAGTCATCCAGGCTGCTTATCAAGTTAAATACAACGCCAAGAAGATGAAAAA gTTAGAGAAGGAATACACTACAATCAAAACTAaagagatggaggagcaggtggagATAAAG aggCTGCGGACAGAAAACAGACTCCTGAAGCAGAGGATAGACACACTAGAGAAA CACTACTGCT CCCCTCGCTTCTCTGAGGAGTCGGTCctgcagctggagagagagCTGGTGCAGGCCAGGCTGAAGGAGGCAGAGTCCCAGTGTGCTCTCAAAGAAATGCAAGACAAGATCCTGGAGGTGGAAAAG AGGAACACATCGCTACCGGATGACACCAATGTTGTACGACTACAAGAAGAGTTGATTGGGGTGAAGCTGAGGGAGGCGGAGGCTCTGACGGGCCTGAAAGAGCTGAGGCAGCAGGTCAGAGATCTGGAGGACCACTGGCAG CGTCACTTGGCACGCACCGCTGGTCGCTGGAAGGACAGCCCCAGGAAGAACACGCTGGGCGAGCTGCAGGACGAGCTGATGAGTGTGAGGCTGCGTGAGGCCGAGGCTCAGGCAGAGCTGAGAGAAACACGGCAGAGGATGCTGGAGCTGGAGACACAG AATCAGATTCACAGCAACCACCTGCGACGGGCCGAGCAGGAGAGCAAGAGTCTCCGGGAGCATGTACAAACACTGACAGTGCAAAACAAAGATTTGCATGTGCAACTGCAGGAGATCAAGCGGAGACAAGCTGAGATTGAATGCAAG AGTAAGGAAGAGGTGATGGCAGTGAGGCTGAGAGAAGCTGACAACATTGCTGCTATGGCTGAACTCCAGCAACAGATCTCAGAGCTCGAGATTCAG aaagaagaaggaaaggtcCAAGGCCAGCTGAACCACACAGACTCAAGCCAGTACATCCACGACCTCAAAGACCAGATAAAAGAGCTAAAACATGAG ATTTGCTGCTTAAAAGGGCAGAGGGGCATGGCCAAACAGGCCGCTTTTGATGGGATCCACATCGTCAATCACTACGTGGGGGATTATGAGTCTTACCACTCTTCAGATGAAGATGGAGTCAAGGACCCCACCCTCCAGGACACCCAGCAGAGGAGCGGCAGTGGTGGCCGTATCAGACTGCGCCCCAACCTCGGAGACACGGACagcgaggatgaggaggatgggGAGGCCCTGCGGCTCACCGTACCTTCCAGCGGCAGCCACAAGTCGACCACCGTGTGA
- the evi5b gene encoding EVI5-like protein isoform X3, protein MASQVATPTSLQTTATTSSSTSLSSPALSPSSPAQLSPDDVELLAKLEEQNRLLETDSKSLRSMNGSRRNSGSSLVSSSSASSNLSHLEEDSWILWGRIVNEWEDVRKKKEKQLKDLVRKGIPHHFRAIVWQLLCNAQNMPIKDQYSELLKMTSPCEKLIRRDIARTYPEHEFFKEKDSLGQEVLFNVMKAYSLVDREVGYCQGSAFIVGLLLMQMPEEEAFCVFVKLMQDYRLRELFKPSMAELGLCMYQFECMIQEHLPELHIHFQAQSFHTSMYASSWFLTIFLTSFPLAVATRIFDIFMCEGLEIVFRVGLAILQMNQTELIQLDMEGMLQHFQKVIPHQLDSGPDKVIQAAYQVKYNAKKMKKLEKEYTTIKTKEMEEQVEIKRLRTENRLLKQRIDTLEKESASLADRLIQGQVTRAQEAEENYLVKRELATVKQQSEEASAQLEQAKNTIRQLQQQQQQQQQPHAKGAPRFSEESVLQLERELVQARLKEAESQCALKEMQDKILEVEKRNTSLPDDTNVVRLQEELIGVKLREAEALTGLKELRQQVRDLEDHWQRHLARTAGRWKDSPRKNTLGELQDELMSVRLREAEAQAELRETRQRMLELETQNQIHSNHLRRAEQESKSLREHVQTLTVQNKDLHVQLQEIKRRQAEIECKSKEEVMAVRLREADNIAAMAELQQQISELEIQKEEGKVQGQLNHTDSSQYIHDLKDQIKELKHEICCLKGQRGMAKQAAFDGIHIVNHYVGDYESYHSSDEDGVKDPTLQDTQQRSGSGGRIRLRPNLGDTDSEDEEDGEALRLTVPSSGSHKSTTV, encoded by the exons atggCTAGTCAGGTGGCCACGCCCACATCCCTTCAGACCActgccaccacctcctcctctacgTCCCTGTCCTCGCCTGCCCTCTCTCCGTCCTCGCCGGCGCAGCTCAGTCCAGATGATGTGGAGCTGCTTGCTAAGCTTGAGGAACAGAACAG GCTGTTGGAGACTGACAGCAAGTCGCTTCGCTCCATGAACGGCTCCAGGAGAAACAGCGGTTCCTCCCTGGTATCTagctcctccgcctcctccaaCCTATCCCACCTGGAGGAGGACTCGTGGATTCTCTGGGGACGGATAGTCAATGAGTGGGAGGATGTGCgcaagaagaaggagaagcagcTTAAG GATCTTGTTAGAAAAGGGATTCCTCACCACTTTCGGGCGATCGTGTGGCAGCTGCTGTGCAACGCTCAGAACATGCCCATCAAGGATCAGTACTCGGAGCTGCTGAAGATGACGTCGCCCTGCGAGAAACTGATTCGCAGGGACATCGCCCGCACATATCCCGAACACGAATTCTTCAAGGAGAAAGACAGCCTGGGTCAGGAAGTGCTCTTCAATGTTATGAAA GCATATTCACTGGTGGATCGTGAGGTCGGCTATTGTCAAGGAAGTGCATTCATTGTGGGACTGCTACTCATGCAG ATGCCAGAAGAGGAGgccttctgtgtgtttgtgaagttgATGCAGGACTACAGGTTACGAGAGCTCTTCAAACCCAGCATGGCCGAGCTGGGACTCTGCATGTACCAGTTTGAGTGCATGATTCAG GAGCATCTCCCAGAGCTGCACATACATTTCCAGGCTCAGAGCTTTCACACCTCCATGTACGCCTCCTCCTGGTTCCTCACCAttttcctcacctccttccctCTGGCTGTCGCCACGAGGATCTTCGATATCTTTATGTGTGAG GGACTGGAAATAGTTTTCCGTGTGGGACTGGCTATCCTCCAGATGAACCAGACTGAACTCATCCAGCTTGACATGGAGGGAATGTTACAG CACTTTCAGAAGGTCATCCCACACCAGCTGGACAGTGGACCAGACAAAGTCATCCAGGCTGCTTATCAAGTTAAATACAACGCCAAGAAGATGAAAAA gTTAGAGAAGGAATACACTACAATCAAAACTAaagagatggaggagcaggtggagATAAAG aggCTGCGGACAGAAAACAGACTCCTGAAGCAGAGGATAGACACACTAGAGAAA GAAAGTGCTTCCTTGGCAGATAGATTGATCCAG GGACAAGTGACTCGAGCTCAGGAGGCCGAGGAGAACTACCTGGTCAAGCGGGAGCTGGCCACAGTCAAACAGCAGAGCGAGGAGGCCAGTGCTCAGCTGGAGCAGGCCAAGAACACCATCAggcagctccagcagcagcagcagcagcaacagcagcctcATGCG AAAGGAGCCCCTCGCTTCTCTGAGGAGTCGGTCctgcagctggagagagagCTGGTGCAGGCCAGGCTGAAGGAGGCAGAGTCCCAGTGTGCTCTCAAAGAAATGCAAGACAAGATCCTGGAGGTGGAAAAG AGGAACACATCGCTACCGGATGACACCAATGTTGTACGACTACAAGAAGAGTTGATTGGGGTGAAGCTGAGGGAGGCGGAGGCTCTGACGGGCCTGAAAGAGCTGAGGCAGCAGGTCAGAGATCTGGAGGACCACTGGCAG CGTCACTTGGCACGCACCGCTGGTCGCTGGAAGGACAGCCCCAGGAAGAACACGCTGGGCGAGCTGCAGGACGAGCTGATGAGTGTGAGGCTGCGTGAGGCCGAGGCTCAGGCAGAGCTGAGAGAAACACGGCAGAGGATGCTGGAGCTGGAGACACAG AATCAGATTCACAGCAACCACCTGCGACGGGCCGAGCAGGAGAGCAAGAGTCTCCGGGAGCATGTACAAACACTGACAGTGCAAAACAAAGATTTGCATGTGCAACTGCAGGAGATCAAGCGGAGACAAGCTGAGATTGAATGCAAG AGTAAGGAAGAGGTGATGGCAGTGAGGCTGAGAGAAGCTGACAACATTGCTGCTATGGCTGAACTCCAGCAACAGATCTCAGAGCTCGAGATTCAG aaagaagaaggaaaggtcCAAGGCCAGCTGAACCACACAGACTCAAGCCAGTACATCCACGACCTCAAAGACCAGATAAAAGAGCTAAAACATGAG ATTTGCTGCTTAAAAGGGCAGAGGGGCATGGCCAAACAGGCCGCTTTTGATGGGATCCACATCGTCAATCACTACGTGGGGGATTATGAGTCTTACCACTCTTCAGATGAAGATGGAGTCAAGGACCCCACCCTCCAGGACACCCAGCAGAGGAGCGGCAGTGGTGGCCGTATCAGACTGCGCCCCAACCTCGGAGACACGGACagcgaggatgaggaggatgggGAGGCCCTGCGGCTCACCGTACCTTCCAGCGGCAGCCACAAGTCGACCACCGTGTGA
- the evi5b gene encoding EVI5-like protein isoform X1, whose protein sequence is MSLSWLLETDSKSLRSMNGSRRNSGSSLVSSSSASSNLSHLEEDSWILWGRIVNEWEDVRKKKEKQLKDLVRKGIPHHFRAIVWQLLCNAQNMPIKDQYSELLKMTSPCEKLIRRDIARTYPEHEFFKEKDSLGQEVLFNVMKAYSLVDREVGYCQGSAFIVGLLLMQMPEEEAFCVFVKLMQDYRLRELFKPSMAELGLCMYQFECMIQEHLPELHIHFQAQSFHTSMYASSWFLTIFLTSFPLAVATRIFDIFMCEGLEIVFRVGLAILQMNQTELIQLDMEGMLQHFQKVIPHQLDSGPDKVIQAAYQVKYNAKKMKKLEKEYTTIKTKEMEEQVEIKRLRTENRLLKQRIDTLEKESASLADRLIQGQVTRAQEAEENYLVKRELATVKQQSEEASAQLEQAKNTIRQLQQQQQQQQQPHAKGAPRFSEESVLQLERELVQARLKEAESQCALKEMQDKILEVEKRNTSLPDDTNVVRLQEELIGVKLREAEALTGLKELRQQVRDLEDHWQRHLARTAGRWKDSPRKNTLGELQDELMSVRLREAEAQAELRETRQRMLELETQNQIHSNHLRRAEQESKSLREHVQTLTVQNKDLHVQLQEIKRRQAEIECKSKEEVMAVRLREADNIAAMAELQQQISELEIQKEEGKVQGQLNHTDSSQYIHDLKDQIKELKHEICCLKGQRGMAKQAAFDGIHIVNHYVGDYESYHSSDEDGVKDPTLQDTQQRSGSGGRIRLRPNLGDTDSEDEEDGEALRLTVPSSGSHKSTTV, encoded by the exons ATGAGTTTATCTTG GCTGTTGGAGACTGACAGCAAGTCGCTTCGCTCCATGAACGGCTCCAGGAGAAACAGCGGTTCCTCCCTGGTATCTagctcctccgcctcctccaaCCTATCCCACCTGGAGGAGGACTCGTGGATTCTCTGGGGACGGATAGTCAATGAGTGGGAGGATGTGCgcaagaagaaggagaagcagcTTAAG GATCTTGTTAGAAAAGGGATTCCTCACCACTTTCGGGCGATCGTGTGGCAGCTGCTGTGCAACGCTCAGAACATGCCCATCAAGGATCAGTACTCGGAGCTGCTGAAGATGACGTCGCCCTGCGAGAAACTGATTCGCAGGGACATCGCCCGCACATATCCCGAACACGAATTCTTCAAGGAGAAAGACAGCCTGGGTCAGGAAGTGCTCTTCAATGTTATGAAA GCATATTCACTGGTGGATCGTGAGGTCGGCTATTGTCAAGGAAGTGCATTCATTGTGGGACTGCTACTCATGCAG ATGCCAGAAGAGGAGgccttctgtgtgtttgtgaagttgATGCAGGACTACAGGTTACGAGAGCTCTTCAAACCCAGCATGGCCGAGCTGGGACTCTGCATGTACCAGTTTGAGTGCATGATTCAG GAGCATCTCCCAGAGCTGCACATACATTTCCAGGCTCAGAGCTTTCACACCTCCATGTACGCCTCCTCCTGGTTCCTCACCAttttcctcacctccttccctCTGGCTGTCGCCACGAGGATCTTCGATATCTTTATGTGTGAG GGACTGGAAATAGTTTTCCGTGTGGGACTGGCTATCCTCCAGATGAACCAGACTGAACTCATCCAGCTTGACATGGAGGGAATGTTACAG CACTTTCAGAAGGTCATCCCACACCAGCTGGACAGTGGACCAGACAAAGTCATCCAGGCTGCTTATCAAGTTAAATACAACGCCAAGAAGATGAAAAA gTTAGAGAAGGAATACACTACAATCAAAACTAaagagatggaggagcaggtggagATAAAG aggCTGCGGACAGAAAACAGACTCCTGAAGCAGAGGATAGACACACTAGAGAAA GAAAGTGCTTCCTTGGCAGATAGATTGATCCAG GGACAAGTGACTCGAGCTCAGGAGGCCGAGGAGAACTACCTGGTCAAGCGGGAGCTGGCCACAGTCAAACAGCAGAGCGAGGAGGCCAGTGCTCAGCTGGAGCAGGCCAAGAACACCATCAggcagctccagcagcagcagcagcagcaacagcagcctcATGCG AAAGGAGCCCCTCGCTTCTCTGAGGAGTCGGTCctgcagctggagagagagCTGGTGCAGGCCAGGCTGAAGGAGGCAGAGTCCCAGTGTGCTCTCAAAGAAATGCAAGACAAGATCCTGGAGGTGGAAAAG AGGAACACATCGCTACCGGATGACACCAATGTTGTACGACTACAAGAAGAGTTGATTGGGGTGAAGCTGAGGGAGGCGGAGGCTCTGACGGGCCTGAAAGAGCTGAGGCAGCAGGTCAGAGATCTGGAGGACCACTGGCAG CGTCACTTGGCACGCACCGCTGGTCGCTGGAAGGACAGCCCCAGGAAGAACACGCTGGGCGAGCTGCAGGACGAGCTGATGAGTGTGAGGCTGCGTGAGGCCGAGGCTCAGGCAGAGCTGAGAGAAACACGGCAGAGGATGCTGGAGCTGGAGACACAG AATCAGATTCACAGCAACCACCTGCGACGGGCCGAGCAGGAGAGCAAGAGTCTCCGGGAGCATGTACAAACACTGACAGTGCAAAACAAAGATTTGCATGTGCAACTGCAGGAGATCAAGCGGAGACAAGCTGAGATTGAATGCAAG AGTAAGGAAGAGGTGATGGCAGTGAGGCTGAGAGAAGCTGACAACATTGCTGCTATGGCTGAACTCCAGCAACAGATCTCAGAGCTCGAGATTCAG aaagaagaaggaaaggtcCAAGGCCAGCTGAACCACACAGACTCAAGCCAGTACATCCACGACCTCAAAGACCAGATAAAAGAGCTAAAACATGAG ATTTGCTGCTTAAAAGGGCAGAGGGGCATGGCCAAACAGGCCGCTTTTGATGGGATCCACATCGTCAATCACTACGTGGGGGATTATGAGTCTTACCACTCTTCAGATGAAGATGGAGTCAAGGACCCCACCCTCCAGGACACCCAGCAGAGGAGCGGCAGTGGTGGCCGTATCAGACTGCGCCCCAACCTCGGAGACACGGACagcgaggatgaggaggatgggGAGGCCCTGCGGCTCACCGTACCTTCCAGCGGCAGCCACAAGTCGACCACCGTGTGA